The genome window GGCGCAGGAGGAGATTTTCGGACCTGTGCTGGTGGTGCTGCCGTTCCGCACCAAGGAAGAGGCACTGGCCATCGCCAATGGGACGGAATACGGATTGGTCACAGGCGTTTGGACGTCGGACATCAACAAGGCCCACTGGCTGGCGGGTCGGGTCAAATCTGGCCAGGTTTTTATCAACAACTACGGCGCGGGCGGTGGCGTCGAGATGACCTTTGGCGGCTACCGAAAAAGCGGGTTTGGCCGTGAAAAAGGTCTCGAAGCTCTGAAATACTACACGCAGGTAAAAAACGTGGCTGTCAAAGTAAATGGATAAACGAGTCGGCCCCTCGTTGGAAGACGGGGGGTTTGATCGTCATATGATTGGATCCAAAATACAAAATCCTGACAGATAGAGGGGATAGGGATGCGCCCATTGGATGGGATCACGGTCGTTGCACTGGAGCAGGCTGTAGCCGCGCCGTTTGCGACCCGCCAATTAGCGGAGCTGGGAGCGAGAGTTATCAAAATTGAAAGGCCGCATGTCGGTGACTTTGCCCGCCATTACGACAAGACGGTCCACGGCATGTCGAGCCACTTTGTTTGGTGCAATCACTCCAAGGAGTCTCTCACATTGAATGTCAAAGCCCCCGAAGCGAAAGGCATTCTCGACCGGCTGCTCTCCCGGGCGGATGTGTTTATCCAAAATTTTGGACCCGGGGCCATTGATCGTCTCGGCTTTGGTACCGACGTATTGAAGGAAGTGTACCCGCACCTCATCATTTGCAGCATTTCGGGCTACGGGGAGAACGGGCCGTATCGGGAAAAGAAGGCGTACGATTTGCTCGTCCAGTGCGAGGCAGGTCTCGTCTCCGTGACTGGATCAGAAGAGGTCCCCTCCAAGGTCGGCATCTCTGTAGCGGATATCGCCGCGGGGATGTATGCCTATTCGGGGATTTTGACGGCATTGATCGCGCGCAGCAAAACCGGCAAAGGAAGCGTGCTGGAAATCTCCATGCTCGAAGCATTGGGGGAATGGATGGGGTTTCCACTTTATTATACAAACTACAGCGGAAATGAACCGAAACGAAACGGAGCGAGCCACGCGACGATCTATCCGTACGGGCCGTTTCGTACAGGGAATGAAAAGACCGTATTTCTCGCCATTCAAAACGAGCGGGAGTGGGAGATGTTCTGCAAGCTGGTGATCGAGCAGCCAGAGCGAGTGGACGATCCCCGGTTCGTTACCAATTCGGAGCGGTTGGACAATCGCGATGTGCTGCAAGGCGTCATTGATGAGGTGTTTTCGCGTTTGACGGCAGAGGAGGTCATCGAGCGACTGGAACGAGCCAAGATCGCCAATGCGCGGCTCAATACGGTTCAGGATTTTTGGGATCATCCGCAGCTTCGGGCACGCAATCGCTGGCGGCAGGTAGAGACTCCGGTGGGACCTGTGCAGACGCTTCTTCCCCCTGTGACGATGCAAGGCATGGAGCCTCATTTGGGACCGATCCCGCAGCTGGGCGAGCACAACGAAAAAATCCTGATGGAGTGCGGATTTGACGAGGGAACGATCCGCAAATGGCGAGAGGCAGGTGTGGTGTGAATGAGGCAGGCCCGCACATGGATGTTCGTCCCGGGCTCGGATCGAAACAAGCTGGAAAAGGTGGATCGATTGCAGGCCGATGCCGTCATTTACGATCTGGAGGATGCAGTGGCCTTTGGGGAAAAGGACATCGCCAGACAGCTCGTGCATGAGGTGCTGCAGGCAGGGCGAGCAGCAGGCTCGCCAGCCCGTTACGTCCGCGTCAACGCCATGGACACCCCTTATTTTGAAGAAGATATCAGAAGCACCTGGGGGATCGGACTTGGCGGGATTGTCCTCCCGAAAGCAGAAGACCCCAAAGCAATCGCGAGGCTTGACGCGATACTCGCTGGGCAACAGCATACCTCCCCCGTCGAAATCGTCCCTTTGATCGAGACGGCTCGCGGCTTGTATCAGGCTTACGAAATCGCCAGAGCGAGCAAGCGGATCAAGCGTCTGATGTTCGGCTCGATTGATTTTGCACTCGATATTCAGGCGCAGCTGACTCCCGATGGAGGGGAGCTGCTCTACGCGCGATCACAGCTTGTCGTCGTCTCCCGAGCGGCAGGCATCGAGGCTCCGATTGATGCCGTTTTTCCGAATATACGCGACACGGCTGGTTTGATCCGAGAGACACAGCGAGCCAAGCAGCTGGGCTTTCGAGGTAAGCTGCTCATTCACCCGTGCCAGATCGGTCCGGTGCGCGAAGTGTTTGCACCCAGCAGCGAGGAAGTGCTGGAAGCCGAGCAGATTGTGTCAGCCTTTCAGGAGGCGCTCTCCGCGGGGATCGGCAGCATTCAAGTCCGTGGGAAAATGGTCGATACGCCTGTCTATGAGCGGGCAAAAAGGGTCCTGGAGGAAGTCTCTCGTCTAATCCAAAGCAAGGAGAAGAGCGATGAGCGTAAGTAAAGAGTTCGCCCAGTACGTAACAAGGCTGACGTATGCGGAACTCCCGCAGGAAGTGGTGGCATTTGCGAAGATCTGCATTCTAGATTGGCTGGGATCGGCATTGGCAGGTTCCAGCAAGGCTCCCATTCACATGCTGGCCCAGGTGGCACAGGAGCTGGGGGGATCGGAGCAGGCGACCCTCGTGACCGGGGGCAGGTCATCGGTGACCCATGCTGCCCTGGTCAATGGAGCGTCCAGCCATATCGTCGAGCTGGATGATATCCACAAAGCCTCCATCATCCATGCCGGGACAGTCGTCATACCGGCTGCCCTGGCGGTGGCGGAATGGAAGCAAAAGAGCGGTCGGGAGCTGATCGAGGCGATCGTGGCGGGATACGAGGTCTGCTATCGCATTGGGGAGGCTGTATCTCCTTCTCACTATTATTTCTGGCACAACACGGCCACCTGCGGAACGTTCGGTGCGGCTGTCGCTGCGAGCAAGCTGCTTGGACAACGAGAGGAGCAAATCGTCCATACCCTGGGAAGCGCGGGGACACAGGCGGCAGGACTCTGGGAGTTCATCGAGGATGGTGCCATGTCCAAGCAGCTTCATCCGGGGAAAGCCGCAATGAACGGCATTTTGGCAGCACTTTTGGCTGAGAAGGGCTTTACCGGAGCCAGCCGGATCCTGGAGGGAAAGCGCGGATTCGTCCGCGCCATGTCGCAGGAAGTGGATCCGGAGCAGATGACACAGGGATTGGGCACGACGCACAAGATCATGGAGAACTCTTTTAAAATCCACGCCTCGTGCCGGCATACCCATCACGCGATTGATTTGATCGTTGCGATGATGGCGGAGCATGGCGTTTCATGGCAGAAAGTAGAGAGGGTACGCGTCCGCACCTACCAGGTTGCTCTGACGATCACAGACAATCCCGATCCGGGGAGTGTGTATGCCGCCAAGTTTAGTCTGCAGTATTGCGTCGCCCTCGCGCTGGTAAAAGGCAGTGCAGGCTTGCATGATTTTACCGAGGAGGCTCTCTATGATCCCGTCATTCGGGAAGTGATGCGGCGTGTGGAAGTCTGTGTCGATCCCGACATTGATGCGCGGTACCCGCGGAAATGGGAGGCGGCAGCAGAGCTTGATCTGGCGGATGGAACAACCATTTGTCAGCATGCGGAATATCCAAAGGGAGATCCGGAAAATCCGGTGACGCATGGACAAATCGTTCAGAAATTTCGGACATTGGCTTTGGATCAGCCAAAGGACACGATCGAGCATTATTTGCAGATGATCGATGAGCTGGAGCACGTGCCGGATGTGGCGATGTTCTTTGCCCAGATGAAAGGGAGAGGAAGAGCGTGAACCATTTTCTCCTCTCCAGGCTGCACTCCCTGGCAGGAATCGTGCCATTAGGTGCGTTCCTCATCGAGCACTTTTACTCCAATGCCGTCGCTCTGCTGGGTGCCTCCGCGTATGACAGGCAAGTGGCGACGCTTCAGGGCATTCCGTGGCTGTGGGTGATCGAGATCCTCTTTATCCTCATCCCGGTGCTGTATCATGCAGGCTACGGCATCTATCTGGCGATTTTGTCTGAGGCAAATACAGGCTCCTATGGATATGCGAGCAATTGGCGCTTTGTACTTCAGCGGGTGAGCGGGATCGTGACGCTGCTGTTCGTGGTTTACCACGTCTGGAGCTTTCGTTTGAAAAGCGCCATCTTCGGGATGGACATCCACTTTGATGCCGTGTCCGCGCACTTGATGAATCCGTGGATTTTCGCAGGCTACGTGGTGGGCATTCTCTCGACGACCTTTCATTTTACCAACGGCTTGTGGTCGGGACTCATCACATGGGGGATTACATCTGGTCCGCGCGGCCAGCGGTTGTCTGGTCGCATCATGCTGGTCTTGTTTTTCCTGCTTAGCGCCGTTGGGGTCGCGAGTCTCGCTGCGTTTGTCTAGCGTTACGAAAAGGAGGTGTGAGAGATGAAAAAGCAAAACGTCATCGTGGTTGGCGGGGGCTTGGCCGGGCTGATGGCTGCCATCCAGATTGCGGAGAAAGGAGGAACTGTCAAGCTGTTCTCACTCGTACCCGTGCGCAGGTCCCATTCCGTCTGTGCCCAAGGGGGAATCAATGGCGCCGTCAACACAAAAGGAGAGGGCGACTCTACCTGGGAGCATTTTGACGACACGATCTACGGCGGGGATTTTCTGGCTGATCAGCCTCCGGTCAAAGCCATGTGCGAGGCTGCTCCGGAGATCATTTACCTGTTTGACCGGATGGGGGTGCAGTTTAACCGGACCGTAGAAGGACAGATTGACTTTCGCAGGCTTGGCGGTGCCAAATATTCGCGGACGGCGTTTGCCGGGGCGACGACGGGTCAGCAGCTGCTGTACGCCTTGGATGAGCAGGTCAGACGCTACGAAGCACAAGGCCTGATCGAAAAATGGGAGTACTGGGAATTCCTCTCCCTCATTTTGGATGAGGAGCCTCGCTGCCGGGGGATCGTGGCGCAGGATCTGAAGTCGATGGAAGTTCGCGCGTTTCGGGCAGACGCGGTGATTTTGGCTGCGGGCGGGATCGGATATATCTTCCGCAAAAGCACCAATTCGGTCATTAACACAGGGAGCGCGCACAGCATCGCCTACCAGCAAGGTGTCCATTACGCCAATCCGGAGTTTATCCAGATTCATCCGACCGCGATCCCCGGAGATGACAAGCTGCGGCTGATGTCGGAGTCCGCGCGAGGGGAAGGAGGACGATTGTGGGTGTACCGGGACGGAAAGCCGTGGTACTTCCTCGAGGAGAAATACCCTGCCTACGGGAACCTAGTGCCGCGCGACATCGCGACCCGTGAGATTTTTCACGTCTGCGTCGACTTGAAGCTCGGGATCAACGGAGAGAACATGGTCTACCTCGACATCTCCCATCTCCCAGCCAAGCAGCTGGATGAAAAGCTGGGGGGCATTCTGGACATCTACGAAAAATTTGTGGGGGACGATCCGCGCAAGGTCCCGATGCACATTTTCCCCGCGATGCACTACTCCATGGGCGGGCTGGCTGTCGACTACAACCAGATGACCAATATAAAAGGTGTGTTCGCTTGCGGAGAGTGCGATCATCAGTACCACGGCGCCAACCGGCTGGGAGCCAATTCCCTGGTATCTGCGGTGTACGGGGGGATGGTGGCGGGACCGGCAGCGCTGCGCTATATTTCGGGCCTTTCCACCTCTGCGGCTGACGTTTCCTCACAGCTTTTCGAGGCGGAGCAAAACAGGCAGGAGGACGCGTTCGCGGCACTCACCCGGATGGACGGACCGGAAAATCCGTACCAGCTTCATGTCGAGATGAGCGACTGGATGGTAGAGAATGTGACCGTGGTACGCGATAACGACCGATTGGACAAAACGGATGAAAAGCTGCAGGAGCTGCAGGAGCGCTGGAAGCGGATCGGCGTCGATGACCTGTCGCGCTACCAAAACAAATCGGCGGCTTTTACCCGTCAATTGCACAACATGCTGCAGCTGGCGCGGGTCATCACACTCGGTGCGCGGAACCGCAACGAGAGTCGAGGCGCCCATTACAAGCCGGAATTTTCAGAGCGAAATGACGGCGAGTGGCTGAAGACGACCATTGCGTCGCATACGCCGGAAGGACCGGTCTTTCACTACAAGGACGTGGACCTCTCTCATATTCAGCCGCGTGCGCGAAGGTATGACGTCGTGAAAGAAGCAGAAGCTGGCGCCAAGGAGCAACAGGGGGTGGCCAAATGACACAGGCGCGGCAGATTCGGATCAAGGTCAAGCGTCAGGATTCAGCGGATCAAGCGCCTTATTGGGAAGAATTCGACGTCCCCTACCGCAAAAACATGAACGTCATCTCGGTCCTCATGGAAATCCAGCGCAACCCTGTCCGGGCAGATGGCGTGCGGGTGCGATCGGTGTTCTGGGAATACAACTGCCTGGAGGAGGTGTGCGGAGCCTGCAGCATGCGGATCAACGGCAAGGTGCGGCAAGCCTGCTCGGCCCTGATCGATCGTTTGGAGCAGCCAATAGTTCTCGAGCCGATGAGCACCTTTCCCGTCGAGAAGGATTTGATCGTCAATCGTCAAATCATGTTCGAAGGCCTGCAAAAAATCAAAGGGTGGATCGCCATCGACGGTACCTATCCACTGGGACCGGGACCGCGGATCGCACCGGATGAGCAGCAGGAGGCGTACAAATATGCCACATGCATGACGTGCGGCTGCTGTCTGGAGGCATGTCCGAATGTCAATGACCACTCCCCTTATTTGGGGCCGCAAGCGATGGCGCAAGCGAAGTATTTCAACAGCCATCCGATCGGCAAAATGATGGCCAAGGAGCGCCTCGAGGCTGTGGTCAGCAAAGAAGGCATCGCGAACTGCGGAAATTCGCAAAACTGCGTGCAGGTCTGTCCAAAGGAAATTCCTTTGACGACGGCATTGGCCGAGCTGAATCGAGATGCGAACCGCTACATGCTGCGCAAGCTATTGAAAGGGTGACACGGATGCGGGAAGTGACCTATGACACAATCGTCGAAGCGGTAAAGCGGCTCTGTATTGACGCGAATGTAGAGCTTGGATCTGATGTCGTGCGAGCCATGCAGGAGGCGAAAAGTCAGGAAAAGTCTGCAGTTGCGGACGAAGTGCTGTCGCAGCTGCTGCAAAATGCCGAGATCGCCGCAGCCGAGAGGGTCCCGATGTGCCAAGACACCGGGATGGCTGTCTTTCTGGTCGAGCTGGGGCAGGACTGCCATATTGTCGGGGGCAGCCTGTACGACGCGATCAACGAAGGAATTCGCAGAGGCTACGGAGAGGGATACTTGCGCGCCTCCATCGTCCAGGATCCCATCCAGCGCAAAAATACGGGGGACAATACGCCGGGCATTGTGCATGTGGAGCTCGTCTCCGGAGATACCTGCACCATCCACATGACGGCCAAGGGCTTCGGCAGTGAAAACATGAGCAGGCTGCAAATGATGAAGCCCTCTGACGGGATCGATGCAGTCGAGGATTTCGTCGTCGAGACGGTGAGGCTGGCAGGACCCAACGCTTGTCCGCCTGTCGTCGTGGGCGTCGGGCTGGGGGGGAACTTTGAGCATTCTGCCTATCTGGCAAAGCGAGCGCTGTTTCGCCCGGTGGGAGAGCGAAATCAGCGGCCGGATGCGGCAGAGCTGGAGCTGGCACTCCTTGCGAAAATCAATCAGCTCGGTTTGGGACCACAAGGAATGGGCGGCCGCACGACGGCATTGGACGTCCACGTGGAGCTCTACGCTACCCATATCGCGGGACTTCCGGTAGCGGTCAATATCAATTGCCATGCAAGCCGCCACAAGCACGTCACTTTGTAGGAGGAGCCGATGTCAGTCAAGCAACTCGCAATGCCGCTCATTCAGGAACAAATCAACGAGCTGCGGGCGGGAGACAGGGTGGAGCTCACCGGGTGGATGTACACGGCCCGGGATGCCGCTCACGAGCGGATGGTCGAAATGGTGCAGGCCGGCGGTACGCTGCCAGTGGACATCGCGGGGCAGACCATTTATTACGTCGGCCCTACACCTGCCAAGCCGGGGCAGATCATCGGCTCGGCAGGTCCGACGACGAGCAGCCGCATGGACCCGTATACCCCTGTCTTGCTATCCCTGGGGCTAAAGGGGATGATCGGGAAGGGGAGCCGCAGCCAGTCGGTCAAGGAGGGAATCGTCCAGTCCCGGGCCGTCTATTTTGCAGCGATTGGAGGAGCAGGCGCTTTGCTGGCCAAGACCATTCGTTCGGCAGAAGTCGTCGCATTCCATGACCTTGGTCCGGAAGCCATCTACCGCTTGGAGGTGGAACGCTTTCCCGTCATCGTCATCAACGACATCTGTGGCGGCGATCTGTATCAGCAATCGCAATCCCTTTGATCCTGAATCACTAGACAAAGGAAGCCAGATACCCTATCCTAATCCTAACATCTGGATGACAAGTGAGAGTGAAAGTGAAAGGGCGAGCCATAGATGAGCAGAAAATTTGAATTGCGGTTGGAAAGCCATGAACTGGATACGCTGCATATCAAGGTGTGCCGCGTGCTTCGGGAAGCGATTTTGCGGGGGCATTTCCAGCCGGGAGAGCGACTCGTTCAAGAAGAGCTGGCCAGCTCCTTGGGGGTCAGCCGCATGCCGGTGCGAGAAGCGCTCCGCAAGCTGGAAACGGAGGGCCTGGTCATCATCGAGCCGCACCGCGGCGCCATCGTCAAATCGTTGTCGGTGGAGGATATTCAGGAAATCTACGGACTTCGCGCACAATTTGAAAAGATGGCGGTAGAGATGAGCGCGGCGCACATGTCCCAGGCTGACATCGATCAGCTGGAAGAGCTGGTGGTGGCGATGGAGAAATCCAGTGACTCGACCGAATTCATCGAAAGCAACATTGAATTTCACCGACTGCTCATCAGCCGCTGTACGTGGAAGCGTCTCGTGAGCTTCATCGAAACGCTGTGGAATGGCTTTCCTCAGCAGACGCCACAGATGCTCAACGACCAGACTGAAAAATCAAACAAAGAGCATCGGGACATTTTGCAGGCGATCAAAAACGGAAATGCAGCGGAAGCGGGGAGACTGGTTCACGGGCACATCAGGCGCACGGGTGAAAATCTGGTCAAAAGCTTGCAAGATACGCTGGAATAGCAAACAGGCATAGTACCGCCCAGCTTTTATCGGGTATGGTATTATGCCTGTTTTTATAGGTGGAATCTATCGAACAATTTTGAAAGCTCCCCATTTACAGACGGGTGAAAAAGGTGTAGTATATGGTCATTCAACAATGTTGAATAAAAGGAAACAATAGTGCGAGGTGAACGCTGCGTCAGTTTAGATGCAGCCGGGAGAACATCGCAGAGATGGGTTCTTTTGAAAACGTTTTTGCAAGAAATGAAAGCGGTTCAATTTATGGTGAGTTCGGAAGCAGCGGGCACAATCCCGCTAACATTCAACGTAGAGTAGGAGAATGCGAGATGACTACCAGCAGGGTATCGGGATTTTACAAACTATCCCCTGAGGAAAGACTTGAGAAAGTGGCACAGGAGTGTCAACTTACGAGTGAAGAAAAGCAAATCTTGTCAGGCGTCATCGCTTTTCCATTGCGCACGGCAAATGCCATGATTGAAAATGTAGTCGGCATCATGTCGATTCCGCTTGGGATCGCGACCAATTTCAAAATCAACGGGGTCGATCGATTCATTCCGATGGCGACCGAAGAGGCCTCTGTCGTGGCTGCAGCGAGCAACGCCGCTCGCACCGCTTACGATCTGGGAGGCTTCCACACCTCTCTCAGCGGATCGATCATGCGAGGACAGATTCAAGTGGTGGACCTGACTGACCCGTACGGTGCAATGGCCCGAATCTATGAAAACAAACAAGAGATTCTGGATCGCTGTAATGCAAAAGATCCGACACTTGTTTCGCTGGGCGGCGGCGCGATTGACGTCGAAGTGCACGTGATCGAACGGGCCAAGCAGCCGATGGTCGTGCTGCATCTGCTCGTGGATACCCGCGATGCGATGGGGGCGAATGCCGTCAACACGATGGCAGAGGCAGTGGCTCCTTACATTGAAGAGATTACATCCGGCCGCGTGGTGCTGCGCATCATCTCCAACCTGGCAGATCGTCGCCTGATCCGTGCACGTGCGGTATTCTCCACCGAAGAGCTGGGAGGCAAGGAGGTAGTGGACAACATCATCCGCGCCTACGAGTTTGCCGAGTGCGATCCTTACCGCGCGACCACGCACAACAAAGGGATCATGAACGGGATCTCCGCCGTCGTGCTCGCGACAGGCAATGACACACGCGCCGTAGAGGCAGGGGCGCACGCTTATGCGTCTGTATCCGGCCGCTATCGCTCGCTCACTCGCTGGGAGCTGAATCGGGAAGGCAATCTGGTGGGAACCATTGAAGTGCCGATGGCGGTAGGGATCGTCGGGGGAGCCACCAAATCCCATCCGACTGCTCGTCTCGGCTTGAAAGTGATGGGGATTACCAATGCGGAGGATCTGGCAGGAGCAATCGCAGCTGTCGGGCTGGCGCAAAACCTGGCTGCCATGCGCGCGCTCGCCGCAGAGGGCATTCAAAGAGGTCATATGGCTCTGCATGCACGCAACCTCGCGATGATGGCAGGTGCCCGTGACGACCAGATCGACCAGATCGTAGCGCAAGCGATCCTGGAAAAGGACGTGCGCTATGACCGCATTCTGGAGCTGACCAAACAATTGCAGGAGGGGGTTGCCAATGGAAACTGAAATGGTGAAGAAAGAACAACAAGCGACGGCTGCTCAGAGAGAGTACATTGAAATTTTGGGCGATACGGTCGTACCTGTACGAATCCTCTCTGCGATTGTGATCAGCATATGTCTCAGCATCGGCGGCTACTTCTTGGGGAAAAGCATTTTCCCCAAGATCGCGGAGGCCAAAATGGTCGGATCGTATTCGCTGCTGCTCGGTATCGCAGGCAGTGTGATCGGCTTGATCATCTGTGCAAACCTGTTTAAACCGAGCCGGATTCTGACGGAAGAAGAAACGTCCACCGAAGGGCTGGAGGAGGTTCTGCTCAGCATGCAGGTAGATCCGGGCGCCGAGTATGATCTGATCAAAGACGATCCTGTGACGAAAAAAGAGATGGAAGAACTGGGGATTTTGGAAACATTCAAGCGTAGCGGGGGGCGAGCGTAAGCATGAGCGTACTGATGATATCCATTTTACTCGCACTCGCGGGTGCCATCATTTTTTCCTTGATCGGCTTAGTCTCGGGTACTGATGAAACCGCTATCATGGTCCCGTTCACCTTGCTTGTCATTTTGCTCGGCGCACCGCCGGAAGCTGTCTTTTCGTTCTTCATGGCAGCCGTATTGGCCAAGCATCTCACGCATGCGATCCCGACCGCACTCATGGGGATTCCCGGCGATACGACGGCAGTGCCTTTGATCGACCACGCGTCGGCTCTGCGCAGATTGGGCGTGCCTCACGTGGCCCTGCGCAAAATGCTGTCCGGCGGTCTGATCGGCGCTTTCATCGCACTGCCGACTGCGGTTTTGTTCGGTCAGTTTCTGGGGCAATTCGCAGACTTTTTCAAATCCTCATCCGGGCTGATCTTCACCTTGGCTGCCATCTTGATCGCATACTTCTCCAAAGGGAAATGGGTAAGCGTCCTGATGATCATCCCGTTTGCTTTCTTTATTAAGAGTATCGATACATTCAGCTTCAGTGTCGTGGAAAAGCACCTTAGCACGAGCTTCTTCCTGGGCATCGCGATCGGACCGATGCTCTCGGACATCTTGTTTTCCCTGTCCCCGACTGCGCGTAAAGGCATGATCCGCCAGAGCGCCAAGGAATACCACCTCGCACCGGAGACGAAAGGATGGAAGGGCTTTTTCCCGAATCCGTTCCGTGTACTGACGGGCAGACAAACCGCTTATACAGCGGCTACATCCTTTGTTTCATCCCTGACCTTTGCCTTCAGTCCGGTGGGGATGACGTCCCTGATGGGGGAAATCGTGGGCTCCCGCAACAAAGGCGTGTACAAGAAGTCCACCTCCAGTCTGGCCTCCATGAACGGGGTGACGGAATCCACCTACATTGCCGAAGCGATCATCCCTCTTTTGGCATTCGGCATTCCGCTCAGCCCGGTGGCGCTTGGTCCTGCATCACCTTTGTTTAACGCACCGCCCGTATTTACGAGCGATCCTGTCAACAACCTGCATAATATGATGACACCATGGGAGTTTTTCCTCTACGGCCTGATCGGCCTGGTCATCGCAGCTCTCATCGCGTATCCATTTGCCATGAATTACGCGCGCAAGGCGACAGTCTTTGTCATGAAAAACATCAGTCAGGAAGCGATTGTCGGAATGTTCATCGGTCTGGCTTGCTTGCTCGCCTTCCATGAGGCGCAGCTCGTCGGCGTCATCCTTACCCTGACCATGGCAGCGGTGGGAGGACTGATGAACCGCGTACTGGGAGTGAGCTCCGGCGTACAATTCATGATCTTCTACGGCTCCACTTACATGATGTCAAAACTGCTTGGAGTTTGATGCAAATGAAATTCGATCCGAAAAAGATCACCATCAAAGAAGTTGGTCCACGTGACGGCTTGCAAAACGAATCCGTGTTCGTCCCGACGGCAGACAAGATTGCCTGGATCAATCAGATGTCGCATACCGGGCTGTCTTATCTGGAGGTGACTTCATTCGTTCATCCCAAATGGATTCCGGCTTTGGCGGACGCCGTAGAGGTAGCGGCAGGCATCGAGCGAGTGCCGGGTGTCACCTATGCCGCCCTCGTTCCGAATGCCAAAGGACTG of Brevibacillus choshinensis contains these proteins:
- a CDS encoding GntR family transcriptional regulator, whose amino-acid sequence is MSRKFELRLESHELDTLHIKVCRVLREAILRGHFQPGERLVQEELASSLGVSRMPVREALRKLETEGLVIIEPHRGAIVKSLSVEDIQEIYGLRAQFEKMAVEMSAAHMSQADIDQLEELVVAMEKSSDSTEFIESNIEFHRLLISRCTWKRLVSFIETLWNGFPQQTPQMLNDQTEKSNKEHRDILQAIKNGNAAEAGRLVHGHIRRTGENLVKSLQDTLE
- a CDS encoding hydroxymethylglutaryl-CoA reductase, degradative — its product is MTTSRVSGFYKLSPEERLEKVAQECQLTSEEKQILSGVIAFPLRTANAMIENVVGIMSIPLGIATNFKINGVDRFIPMATEEASVVAAASNAARTAYDLGGFHTSLSGSIMRGQIQVVDLTDPYGAMARIYENKQEILDRCNAKDPTLVSLGGGAIDVEVHVIERAKQPMVVLHLLVDTRDAMGANAVNTMAEAVAPYIEEITSGRVVLRIISNLADRRLIRARAVFSTEELGGKEVVDNIIRAYEFAECDPYRATTHNKGIMNGISAVVLATGNDTRAVEAGAHAYASVSGRYRSLTRWELNREGNLVGTIEVPMAVGIVGGATKSHPTARLGLKVMGITNAEDLAGAIAAVGLAQNLAAMRALAAEGIQRGHMALHARNLAMMAGARDDQIDQIVAQAILEKDVRYDRILELTKQLQEGVANGN
- a CDS encoding tripartite tricarboxylate transporter permease, translating into MSVLMISILLALAGAIIFSLIGLVSGTDETAIMVPFTLLVILLGAPPEAVFSFFMAAVLAKHLTHAIPTALMGIPGDTTAVPLIDHASALRRLGVPHVALRKMLSGGLIGAFIALPTAVLFGQFLGQFADFFKSSSGLIFTLAAILIAYFSKGKWVSVLMIIPFAFFIKSIDTFSFSVVEKHLSTSFFLGIAIGPMLSDILFSLSPTARKGMIRQSAKEYHLAPETKGWKGFFPNPFRVLTGRQTAYTAATSFVSSLTFAFSPVGMTSLMGEIVGSRNKGVYKKSTSSLASMNGVTESTYIAEAIIPLLAFGIPLSPVALGPASPLFNAPPVFTSDPVNNLHNMMTPWEFFLYGLIGLVIAALIAYPFAMNYARKATVFVMKNISQEAIVGMFIGLACLLAFHEAQLVGVILTLTMAAVGGLMNRVLGVSSGVQFMIFYGSTYMMSKLLGV